One window of Pseudomonas urmiensis genomic DNA carries:
- a CDS encoding VOC family protein — MSELPARPGRLNGLRHIALLVPNLEECERFYVDVLGMEVLHRANEDLVYLTCGNDNLSLGRGAGAANGLQTLDHYGFIVDSVEELDAWYQYFKAHGVTLLDTPFNHGDGARSFHLLDPAGNKVQPLYHPAVSGQRLV, encoded by the coding sequence ATGTCCGAATTACCTGCCCGCCCTGGTCGACTCAACGGTCTGCGCCACATTGCCCTGTTGGTACCCAATCTGGAGGAGTGCGAGCGCTTTTATGTCGATGTACTCGGTATGGAAGTGCTGCACCGAGCCAACGAAGACCTGGTCTATCTCACCTGCGGCAACGACAACCTATCGTTGGGGCGTGGCGCTGGGGCTGCCAACGGGCTGCAGACCTTGGATCACTACGGGTTCATTGTCGACAGCGTGGAAGAGTTGGACGCCTGGTACCAGTATTTCAAAGCGCACGGCGTCACCCTGCTCGATACGCCTTTCAATCATGGCGATGGCGCGCGCAGTTTCCATTTGCTCGATCCTGCGGGCAATAAAGTGCAGCCGCTGTATCACCCGGCAGTATCGGGGCAGCGGTTGGTCTAG
- a CDS encoding putative quinol monooxygenase, with protein sequence MYSLFIKTRVKPGSADAFLSAITANAAASVATEPGCLVFDVSQDRLDPDVIYLYEIYCDDAAYEAHTQTAHFRDSRPLVEPLIVDQTCFESDVVARNPVS encoded by the coding sequence GTGTATAGCCTGTTCATCAAGACCCGTGTCAAACCCGGCAGTGCGGATGCTTTCCTGAGCGCAATCACAGCCAACGCTGCTGCCTCTGTGGCGACTGAGCCTGGTTGCCTGGTGTTCGACGTATCCCAGGATCGCCTCGACCCCGATGTGATCTATCTCTACGAGATCTACTGCGACGACGCAGCTTATGAAGCACACACGCAAACCGCGCACTTTCGCGACAGCCGGCCGCTGGTAGAGCCGTTGATTGTCGATCAAACGTGTTTTGAAAGTGATGTAGTGGCGCGTAACCCGGTGAGTTGA
- a CDS encoding BON domain-containing protein, with amino-acid sequence MKKFAIAAAAATALTLTMANAAFAQQPTQAPMMLAAGEVTKAKEETKDTWITTKVKADLLTEKGIPGSDIKVETNKGVVSLSSDVAITEAQKTTAVAIAKKIKGVQAVSADGLKAE; translated from the coding sequence ATGAAGAAGTTCGCCATTGCTGCCGCTGCTGCAACCGCTCTGACCCTGACCATGGCTAACGCGGCCTTTGCCCAGCAGCCAACCCAGGCGCCTATGATGCTGGCGGCTGGTGAAGTCACCAAGGCCAAGGAAGAGACCAAGGACACCTGGATCACCACCAAGGTAAAAGCTGATCTGCTGACTGAAAAAGGGATTCCAGGCAGTGACATCAAAGTCGAGACCAACAAAGGGGTAGTTTCTCTGTCCTCGGATGTAGCTATCACCGAAGCCCAGAAAACGACCGCTGTTGCGATTGCCAAGAAAATCAAAGGCGTTCAAGCCGTTTCGGCTGACGGCCTGAAAGCCGAATAA
- a CDS encoding DUF748 domain-containing protein, with amino-acid sequence MPKGLTRAIGALLALVALYSLLGFLILPGVGLRIANQQLAKYATVPAQLTRIELNPFSLELTLWGLQIGEPGKEQVGFERLYANLSLDSLWSGALHLDAVELDKARSEVLFAKDGSLNLTQLFKLPPSEPKAEEPASDPFPLRIGSIKLNEGYLHFQDLRPSEPIEFLYDSMNLELKNLSTLPDDNADMSLVANGPAGGRIDWKGTLGLAPIASEGTLKITDGKMKAWWPYVRDAVPLVLEDGVISLDTHYKLNLAKETELLLDNTSVRIAPFAIKAPDGRPLARLASLEVSETSIDLAKQLVTVGKIRSEKLETWAALEKDGQLDWQKLFASQPAKASPKEKAEPAAAEPSSEEKAAAEPSKPWQVLLKDVQARNYMIHLADRSQKEPVALDVGPLNLDLQGFDSLNKSPFTLKLDTGVGKQGKLQAAGQVNLAPVTAKLDVTTSDIDLRVAQAYISPFIRLELRSGMLSSSLKVDLKSTEPLAFSVGGKAQVNQLHTLDTIKNRDFVKWQQLNLDGLSYVHGDALSIDKVNLLQPYARFIINEDRTTNVDDLLIPQPAGSASTAQAKPAAASNDKPLGIHIGQIDINDGSANFADLTLTPNFATAVQQLNGQVGTIDNRKPAPAKVDIKGKVDRYAPVTIKGALNPFNPMASLDIATSFKRVELTTLTPYSGKFAGFRIRKGRLNLDLHYLITNGQLKAENKVVVEQLQLGEKVDSPDAVDLPIRLAVALLKDTEGKISIELPVTGDLNNPQFSVMPIVWQTLRNLVLRAAQAPFKFIGGLVAGGGSEDLGTVAFAPGSSDLSGDAQSALDKLASALKERPELRLEIEGTSAQTSDGPLIAEQRLEREYQATWYKILQRRGDKVPANASMLVVDDSDKPAMLEGIYRTRLKQQPPGEWQELSRDERTAKLREAVIKSWAESAALLRQLGQERAGNIKDYLVDKGKLEDDRVYFIDTTLGKAESDGRVITPMHLDAE; translated from the coding sequence ATGCCCAAAGGATTGACTCGCGCCATCGGCGCCTTGCTGGCCCTCGTGGCCCTGTATAGCCTGCTCGGCTTCCTCATTCTCCCCGGCGTCGGCCTACGTATTGCCAACCAGCAGTTGGCCAAGTACGCCACGGTGCCGGCGCAATTGACGCGTATCGAGCTCAACCCCTTCAGCCTTGAACTGACGCTTTGGGGCTTGCAGATTGGCGAGCCGGGCAAAGAGCAGGTCGGCTTCGAACGCCTTTACGCCAACCTCTCGCTCGACAGCCTGTGGAGCGGCGCCCTGCACCTGGATGCAGTGGAGCTGGACAAGGCGCGCAGCGAAGTGCTGTTCGCCAAAGACGGCAGCCTCAACCTCACCCAGCTGTTCAAACTGCCGCCCAGCGAGCCGAAAGCTGAAGAGCCGGCGAGCGATCCGTTCCCGCTGCGCATTGGCAGCATCAAGCTCAACGAAGGCTACCTGCACTTCCAGGACCTGCGTCCGAGTGAGCCCATCGAGTTTCTTTACGACTCGATGAACCTTGAGCTGAAGAACCTCAGCACCCTACCTGACGACAACGCTGACATGAGCCTGGTCGCCAATGGCCCGGCCGGTGGCCGCATCGACTGGAAAGGCACCCTGGGTCTGGCCCCGATTGCCTCCGAAGGCACCTTGAAGATCACCGACGGCAAGATGAAAGCCTGGTGGCCCTACGTGCGCGACGCTGTGCCGTTGGTCCTGGAAGACGGCGTAATCAGCCTCGACACCCACTACAAGCTCAACCTGGCAAAGGAAACCGAGCTGTTGCTGGACAACACTTCGGTGCGCATCGCCCCGTTCGCCATCAAGGCACCGGACGGCCGCCCATTGGCCCGCCTGGCGAGCCTTGAGGTCAGCGAGACCTCTATCGACCTGGCCAAGCAGTTGGTCACCGTCGGCAAGATCCGTAGTGAGAAACTGGAAACCTGGGCAGCACTGGAAAAAGATGGCCAGCTCGATTGGCAGAAGTTATTCGCCAGCCAGCCGGCCAAGGCCAGCCCAAAAGAAAAAGCCGAACCCGCTGCCGCTGAGCCCAGCAGCGAGGAGAAAGCCGCAGCAGAGCCGAGCAAGCCTTGGCAGGTATTGCTCAAGGATGTACAGGCGCGCAACTACATGATTCACCTGGCTGACCGCAGCCAGAAAGAGCCGGTAGCGTTGGACGTCGGTCCGCTCAACCTTGACCTGCAGGGTTTCGACAGCCTCAACAAGTCGCCCTTCACCCTCAAGCTTGACACTGGCGTCGGCAAGCAAGGCAAGCTGCAGGCCGCAGGCCAGGTCAACCTGGCACCGGTAACGGCCAAGCTCGATGTCACTACCAGCGATATCGACCTGCGGGTGGCCCAGGCCTACATCAGCCCGTTCATTCGCCTGGAACTGCGCAGTGGCATGCTCTCGAGCAGCCTCAAGGTCGACCTCAAGAGCACCGAGCCGCTGGCCTTCAGCGTCGGCGGCAAGGCCCAGGTCAACCAACTGCACACCCTCGATACGATCAAGAACCGCGACTTCGTCAAATGGCAGCAACTGAACCTCGACGGTCTGTCCTATGTGCATGGTGATGCCCTGTCGATCGACAAGGTCAATCTGCTGCAGCCGTATGCGCGCTTCATCATCAACGAAGACCGCACCACCAACGTCGATGACCTGCTGATTCCACAACCGGCCGGTAGCGCCAGTACTGCCCAAGCCAAGCCGGCAGCGGCCAGCAACGACAAGCCGCTGGGGATTCACATCGGCCAGATCGACATCAACGATGGCTCGGCGAATTTCGCCGATCTGACCCTGACCCCCAACTTCGCCACGGCGGTGCAGCAGCTCAATGGCCAGGTTGGCACCATCGACAACCGCAAGCCGGCTCCGGCGAAAGTCGACATCAAGGGCAAGGTCGACCGTTATGCCCCGGTCACCATCAAAGGTGCGCTCAATCCATTCAACCCGATGGCCAGCCTGGACATCGCTACCAGCTTCAAGCGGGTCGAGCTGACCACCCTGACGCCCTACTCCGGCAAGTTCGCAGGTTTCCGCATCCGCAAGGGGCGGCTGAACCTCGACCTGCACTACCTGATCACCAACGGCCAGCTCAAAGCCGAGAACAAAGTGGTGGTCGAGCAGCTGCAACTGGGTGAGAAAGTCGACAGCCCGGATGCCGTGGACCTGCCCATCCGCCTGGCGGTGGCGCTGCTCAAGGATACCGAAGGCAAGATCTCGATCGAGCTGCCGGTCACCGGCGACCTTAATAATCCCCAGTTCAGCGTCATGCCGATCGTCTGGCAGACCCTGCGCAACCTGGTGCTGCGTGCAGCCCAGGCGCCGTTCAAGTTCATTGGTGGGCTGGTCGCCGGCGGCGGTTCGGAAGACCTCGGTACCGTGGCCTTTGCTCCAGGTTCCAGCGACCTGAGTGGCGACGCCCAGTCGGCCCTGGACAAGCTGGCCTCCGCCCTTAAAGAGCGCCCGGAACTGCGCCTGGAAATCGAAGGCACCAGCGCCCAGACCAGCGACGGCCCATTGATCGCCGAACAGCGTCTGGAGCGCGAGTACCAGGCTACTTGGTACAAGATCCTCCAGCGCCGTGGTGACAAGGTGCCGGCCAACGCCTCCATGTTGGTGGTAGATGACAGCGACAAGCCGGCCATGCTCGAAGGCATCTACCGCACGCGCTTGAAACAGCAGCCCCCGGGCGAATGGCAGGAACTGAGCCGCGATGAACGTACGGCCAAGCTGCGCGAAGCGGTGATCAAGTCGTGGGCGGAAAGCGCTGCACTGCTGCGTCAGCTGGGCCAGGAACGCGCCGGCAACATCAAGGATTACCTGGTGGACAAGGGCAAGCTTGAGGATGACCGGGTGTACTTCATCGATACCACCCTGGGTAAAGCCGAGAGCGATGGGCGGGTGATCACGCCGATGCATCTAGACGCTGAGTAG